From Calothrix sp. PCC 6303, a single genomic window includes:
- a CDS encoding NifU family protein: MELTTDNVEQVLDEMRPYLMSDGGNVELVELDGPIVKLRLQGACGTCPSSAMTLRMGIERRLREMIPEIAEVEQVV; the protein is encoded by the coding sequence ATGGAATTGACAACAGACAACGTTGAACAAGTATTAGATGAAATGCGCCCATACTTAATGTCAGATGGTGGTAACGTTGAGCTTGTGGAACTGGATGGTCCTATTGTGAAGCTGCGTTTACAGGGTGCTTGTGGAACTTGCCCAAGTTCTGCGATGACTTTGAGAATGGGTATTGAAAGACGTTTACGGGAAATGATTCCCGAAATTGCCGAAGTAGAACAAGTCGTGTAA
- a CDS encoding glycoside hydrolase: MSHPLYIAFIWHQHQPLYKLPNVRGSQNYRLPWVRLHGTKDYLDLVLLLEKYPQLHQTVNLVPSLILQIEDYIAGKAMDPYLEASLTPTEKLTLEQREFIVHHFFDANHHTLIDPHPRYAQLYNQRQENGESWCLANWQLEDYSDLLAWHNLAWIDPLFWDDPEIASWLQRGKDFDLRDRVNIYSKQREILSRIIPQHRKMQEAGQLEVTTTPYTHPILPLLADTNSGRVAVSNMALPQARFQWSEDIPRHLQKSWDLYIDRFGASPKGLWPSEQSVSPEILPHIIKQGFKWICSDEAVLGWTLKHFFHRDGAGNVLEPQLLYRPYRLQTPEGDVAIVFRDHRLSDLIGFTYGSMAPKKAAADLVGHLQAIARMQRQQQPEQPWLVTIALDGENCWEFYQQDGKPFLEALYQSLSNEPHLKLVTVSEFLEKHPATATIKSDNLHSGSWVDGSFTTWIGDPVKNRAWDYLTAARQTLANHPEATEETNPEAWEALYAAEGSDWFWWFGEGHSSNQDAIFDQLFREHLCGIYQALKEPIPPYLYQPLESHEAKSDSRPTSFIHPIVDGKGDEQDWDKAGRIEIGGSRGTMHNSSPIQRLWYGVDHLNFYLRLDFKSGIKPGHDLPTELNLLWYYPGHTMHNSPIPLEKLPNTEPLNYLFHHHLEINLLTQSVNFWEATDNLQWCSRTSRAQVAIDKCLELAVPWADLQIPPDFALQLVMVLAEEGSYQDYLPQNSLIPIEVP, encoded by the coding sequence ATGTCTCATCCTCTTTACATTGCATTTATCTGGCATCAACACCAACCACTTTATAAATTACCAAACGTCAGGGGTAGCCAAAATTACCGTTTGCCTTGGGTGCGGTTGCATGGAACCAAAGATTATTTAGATTTAGTTTTATTGCTGGAAAAATATCCTCAGTTGCACCAGACGGTGAATTTGGTACCTTCATTAATTTTGCAGATTGAAGATTATATTGCTGGCAAAGCAATGGATCCTTACTTAGAAGCAAGTTTGACACCAACTGAGAAATTAACTTTAGAACAGCGTGAGTTTATTGTTCATCATTTTTTTGATGCGAATCATCACACTTTGATTGATCCCCATCCCCGTTACGCTCAGTTGTACAATCAGCGTCAGGAAAATGGTGAAAGCTGGTGTTTAGCCAATTGGCAACTCGAAGATTATAGTGATTTGTTGGCTTGGCATAATTTAGCTTGGATTGATCCGTTGTTTTGGGATGATCCGGAAATCGCCTCATGGTTGCAACGGGGCAAAGATTTTGATTTACGCGATCGCGTAAACATATACTCGAAGCAAAGGGAAATCCTCAGCCGAATTATTCCCCAACACCGCAAAATGCAAGAAGCAGGACAATTGGAGGTGACAACTACACCCTACACTCACCCCATCTTGCCTTTGCTTGCTGATACCAACTCTGGCAGAGTTGCTGTATCTAATATGGCTTTACCCCAAGCTAGGTTTCAGTGGTCAGAAGATATTCCCCGACACTTACAAAAATCCTGGGATTTATATATAGATAGATTTGGAGCAAGCCCCAAGGGATTATGGCCCTCTGAACAATCTGTAAGTCCGGAGATATTACCCCACATAATTAAACAAGGGTTTAAGTGGATTTGCTCAGATGAAGCTGTTTTGGGGTGGACACTGAAACACTTCTTTCACCGGGATGGAGCAGGTAATGTTCTCGAACCCCAATTATTATATCGACCCTATCGCTTACAAACTCCTGAAGGTGACGTAGCCATCGTCTTCCGCGATCACCGTCTTTCTGACCTGATTGGCTTTACCTACGGTTCCATGGCACCCAAAAAAGCCGCTGCTGATCTCGTGGGACATCTCCAAGCGATCGCACGAATGCAGCGTCAACAGCAACCGGAACAACCCTGGTTAGTCACCATTGCCCTGGATGGGGAAAACTGTTGGGAATTCTATCAACAAGATGGTAAACCCTTCCTTGAAGCCCTATATCAAAGCCTCAGCAATGAACCACACCTGAAATTAGTCACCGTCTCCGAATTCCTGGAAAAACACCCCGCAACCGCCACAATTAAAAGTGATAATTTACACAGTGGTTCCTGGGTTGATGGTAGCTTCACAACCTGGATTGGCGACCCTGTAAAAAATCGTGCTTGGGACTACCTCACCGCTGCCCGTCAAACCCTCGCTAATCACCCGGAAGCCACCGAAGAAACCAACCCAGAAGCTTGGGAAGCTTTATACGCAGCCGAAGGTTCAGATTGGTTTTGGTGGTTTGGGGAGGGACATTCTTCTAACCAAGATGCCATTTTTGACCAACTATTCCGCGAACATCTCTGCGGTATTTACCAGGCACTCAAAGAACCAATTCCCCCATATTTATACCAACCCTTAGAAAGTCACGAAGCTAAAAGTGACAGCCGTCCCACCAGTTTTATTCATCCCATTGTCGATGGCAAAGGTGATGAGCAAGATTGGGATAAAGCTGGACGCATCGAAATTGGTGGTTCTAGGGGAACCATGCATAATAGTAGCCCGATTCAACGGCTTTGGTACGGGGTTGATCACTTGAATTTTTACCTGCGATTGGATTTTAAAAGCGGTATTAAACCAGGACATGATTTACCAACAGAATTAAATTTACTGTGGTATTACCCCGGACACACAATGCACAATAGTCCAATTCCTCTGGAAAAATTACCCAACACCGAACCCCTAAATTACCTTTTCCATCACCACTTGGAAATTAATTTGCTTACACAATCGGTGAATTTTTGGGAAGCTACCGATAACTTGCAATGGTGCTCTCGTACCAGTCGCGCTCAAGTTGCCATAGATAAATGTTTAGAATTGGCAGTACCTTGGGCTGATTTACAAATACCACCCGATTTTGCACTGCAACTAGTGATGGTATTGGCAGAGGAAGGAAGTTATCAGGACTATCTACCACAAAATTCACTGATTCCTATTGAGGTTCCCTAG